The following are from one region of the Salvia hispanica cultivar TCC Black 2014 chromosome 1, UniMelb_Shisp_WGS_1.0, whole genome shotgun sequence genome:
- the LOC125201179 gene encoding F-box/LRR-repeat protein 17-like, whose translation MQTHQPHPATPISDAAFLIKRGKKRGSYNCGRCGLPKKGHICPFAAEVDDVSTPVSKPTAETSAVASIGSASAVVVTPASVSRPAAPPGRRRALSFDDVTVAESVDELAEEEEEVDEDLDLDGSGGLPASCLWEVLRRLPPVGMLSAARVCRGWRETTRRLWRAAEELRLRVPAKAQIGFVGSVLQKCPGLFKLSLKIESDIDATMLACIAFSCPNLQSLEILTSDSCINRISGDDLSRFISDKKCLTSLKMEGCSNLGGFVLSSTSLSSLWLSDLQSLSKMVFNCPSLKEISLDFSRLETDTTDLTAVMDGLGRSCPKLQNIHIASVLLSHDAILALSAANLRGLRMLSLVLGSGITDASVAAIASSFTKLELLDLSGSSISDGGLGMICNVFPETLSKLLLALCPNITSSGIQFAAAQLPRLELMDCGMTICDPNCEKSIDEEDVDSELQKTPNSKMHQIYQKLIIKHNRLKKLSLWGCSGLDALYLNCPNLYELNLNSCRNLHPERLLLQCTSLKGVYASDCENMLIKKIETQVGSDYSAVENNYPLKRLPDGSKRVRVPYFCSPQPCDDDEKGRPAKRHCAVIASGEFV comes from the exons ATGCAGACCCACCAACCCCACCCCGCCACCCCCATCTCCGACGCCGCCTTCCTCATCAAGCGCGGCAAGAAGCGCGGCAGCTACAACTGCGGCCGCTGCGGCCTGCCGAAGAAGGGCCACATCTGCCCCTTCGCCGCCGAGGTCGATGACGTCTCCACTCCAGTCTCCAAACCGACCGCCGAGACCTCCGCCGTCGCCTCAATCGGATCCGCCTCCGCCGTGGTGGTGACGCCGGCGTCGGTTTCACGGCCGGCGGCGCCTCCGGGGCGGAGGAGAGCTCTCTCGTTCGACGATGTTACCGTGGCGGAATCGGTGGATGAGctggcggaggaggaggaggaggtggaTGAGGATCTGGATCTGGACGGCTCCGGTGGGCTTCCGGCGAGCTGTTTGTGGGAGGTTTTGAGGAGATTGCCTCCTGTGGGGATGCTGTCGGCGGCGAGGGTGTGTAGGGGGTGGAGGGAGACTACGAGAAGGCTTTGGCGGGCGGCGGAGGAGCTGAGACTTAGGGTTCCGGCCAAGGCGCAGATTGGATTTGTTGGATCCGTATTGCAGAAATGCCCTGGACTGTTTAAACTCTCTCTTAAAATCGAAAG TGATATTGATGCAACAATGCTGGCCTGCATTGCATTTTCGTGCCCTAATTTGCAGTCTTTGGAGATCTTGACATCTGATTCCTGCATCAACCGGATCTCTGG GGATGATTTAAGTCGTTTTATATCAGACAAGAAGTGTCTAACCAGTCTCAAGATGGAAGGCTGCTCCAACCtgggaggttttgttttgtcttCAACCAGTCTGTCTAGTCTTTGGCTCTCCGATCTTCAATCACTCTCAAAGATG GTTTTTAACTGCCCCAGTTTGAAAGAGATTTCTTTGGACTTTTCTCGTCTAGAGACTGACACCACTGATCTTACCGCTGTTATGGACGGTCTTGGAAGAAGCTGCCCGAAGCTTCAGAACATCCACATTGCTTCTGTTTTGCTTTCACATGATGCCATTCTGGCTTTATCAGCTGCCAATTTGAG GGGACTACGGATGCTTTCTCTTGTTCTTGGTTCAGGAATAACAGATGCCTCAGTGGCAGCTATTGCTTCGAGTTTCACAAAGTTGGAATTGCTTGATCTAAGTGG GTCTAGCATCAGTGACGGTGGCCTTGGGATGATCTGCAATGTCTTTCCTGAAACATTATCAAAACTTCTACTTGCTCTTTGCCCCAACATCACCTCGA GTGGCATTCAATTTGCTGCTGCTCAGCTGCCTCGTCTGGAACTTATGGACTGCGGGATGACCATATGTGATCCAAATTGTGAAAAGTCCATTGACGAAGAGGATGTTGACTCCGAGCTACAGAAAACTCCCAATAGCAAGATGCACCAAATATACCAAAAGTTGATCATCAAGCATAACCGTTTGAAGAAACTTAGCTTATGGGGCTGTTCTGGTTTGGAT GCCTTATATCTAAATTGCCCTAACCTCTATGAATTGAACCTCAACTCCTGCAGAAACTTGCATCCAG AGAGGCTGCTCCTTCAGTGCACCAGTTTAAAAGGCGTGTATGCATCGGATTGTGAAAACATGCTAATCAAAAAGATTGAGACACAG GTGGGCAGTGATTATTCAGCAGTAGAAAATAACTATCCCTTGAAACGGCTACCCGATGGCTCAAAGAGAGTCCGAGTTCCATATTTTTGCAGCCCTCAG CCATGCGATGATGATGAGAAGGGAAGGCCTGCGAAACGCCATTGTGCTGTGATTGCTTCTGGAGAGTTTGTATGA
- the LOC125201180 gene encoding auxin-responsive protein IAA14-like has translation MADAIMITKKLGFDETELRLGLPGAGDKKRGFDETVDLKLNLDVPSDHTDFQGNNVNKTDSPKPPAKAQVVGWPPVRSYRKNVMAVQKRSEAEESGGGVLVKVSMDGAPYLRKVDLKMYKTYQELSDALGRMFSSFTTGKCETQGMLDFMNEGKLMDLLNSSDYVPTYEDKDGDWMLVGDVPWEMFVGSCKRLRVMKGAETKGLAPRAMEKCKGRM, from the exons ATGGCGGATGCCATCATGATCACTAAGAAGCTCGGCTTCGACGAGACTGAGCTGCGCCTCGGTTTGCCCGGCGCCGGAGACAAGAAGCGAGGGTTTGATGAAACCGTCGATTTGAAGCTCAATCTCGACGTTCCATCCGATCACACTGATTTTCAGGGGAACAATGTCAACAAGACGGATTCTCCTAAGCCTCCTGCTAA GGCACAGGTGGTGGGGTGGCCGCCGGTGCGGTCCTACCGGAAAAATGTGATGGCGGTTCAGAAGAGGAGCGAGGCGGAGGAGAGCGGCGGCGGCGTCTTGGTGAAGGTGAGCATGGATGGGGCGCCGTACCTGAGGAAAGTAGACTTGAAGATGTACAAGACTTACCAAGAGCTCTCTGATGCATTGGGCAGAATGTTCAGTTCCTTCACTACTG GTAAATGTGAGACACAAGGAATGTTGGACTTCATGAATGAGGGGAAGCTGATGGACCTTCTGAATAGCTCTGATTATGTGCCTACTTACGAGGACAAGGACGGGGATTGGATGCTAGTCGGAGACGTGCCATGGGA GATGTTTGTTGGATCTTGCAAGCGACTGCGCGTAATGAAGGGCGCTGAGACGAAGGGGCTCG CGCCGAGGGCAATGGAGAAATGCAAGGGCAGAATGTGA